The following proteins are encoded in a genomic region of Thermoproteota archaeon:
- a CDS encoding thiamine-phosphate kinase yields the protein KALAVNISDICAMGAKPIGFFLNLIFSEKISKEFLKGLFSEMSTLCNTLGIVLAGGDISRGPILGLSITIWGESRSYLKRSPKPGDLLFVVGEIGLSKTGFFVLEECRDLKDEFPVSVRHFLRPPIFVEEALNIANFNGVHALMDISDGLIKDLHRFVGNNLGTKLFSESFSVHEEIKKIASIANLNPLEIMLSGGEDYALLGSVGREYLDKLKKMVPIRVIGEVVLRKGIWLDDKPLEVSGFDHFVN from the coding sequence TAAGGCTCTTGCGGTTAACATATCAGATATATGTGCAATGGGTGCCAAGCCTATAGGCTTTTTCTTAAATCTTATTTTTTCAGAAAAAATATCCAAAGAGTTCTTGAAAGGACTGTTTTCAGAAATGTCAACTCTTTGCAATACACTGGGAATTGTTCTTGCTGGAGGAGATATCAGCAGAGGACCTATTTTAGGGCTGTCCATCACCATATGGGGCGAATCTAGATCATATTTAAAAAGATCTCCTAAACCAGGAGATCTTTTGTTTGTTGTTGGAGAGATTGGGCTATCAAAAACTGGTTTTTTTGTGTTAGAAGAATGTAGGGATTTAAAAGATGAATTTCCAGTATCCGTTAGACACTTTTTAAGGCCTCCAATTTTTGTAGAAGAAGCTTTAAATATTGCTAATTTCAACGGTGTCCATGCCCTTATGGATATTTCAGATGGATTGATTAAGGATTTACATAGATTTGTTGGGAATAATCTTGGGACAAAACTATTTTCCGAATCTTTTTCTGTCCACGAAGAGATAAAAAAAATAGCCTCTATTGCTAACCTCAATCCACTTGAAATAATGTTATCAGGTGGTGAGGATTATGCGCTTTTAGGTTCGGTTGGCAGAGAATATTTAGATAAGCTAAAAAAAATGGTTCCCATAAGAGTGATTGGTGAAGTTGTTTTGAGAAAAGGTATATGGCTTGATGACAAACCTCTTGAAGTCAGTGGTTTTGACCATTTTGTAAACTAA